Sequence from the Equus quagga isolate Etosha38 chromosome 15, UCLA_HA_Equagga_1.0, whole genome shotgun sequence genome:
GATGAAGGGGTCCTAGGTGCCAGAATAGTTGAGAATCCCTGGTGTAGAGCTGGAGAGAAGATAGGAAACTCAAGAGAATTCCCACATCAAGGAAGGGTAAATGGCGCCCACCGGATAAGGCAGACTCAGTTCGTTGTATAGTTGCATTCACCATTTGGGGGAAGAGCTAGCTAATTATAAAAGGCTTAGAATCCTTTAATTTGATGCTGTTTAGCCTTAGCTGTGCTGATGGGAAGCAAGGGAAAGGGTTTATGCCCAGGCTTCAGCTAAAGCTTTAATGTTGAATAGAATATTCTTGGGACCATGGGACTGTGGTTGTGCAAGTAAGACAAATCCAAGCTGGGTCAAAACTTCAGTGGCTAGAATCCAGTCAACTATGCCAGCTACTCCTCACCATCTAGTCTTCATCCAATGCCTTCTTGGCTAGTACCTTCTTGGAGTTTGAGATTTGAACTAGGAAGATCTGGGATTCAGGTATATGATGAAAGTAAAGTCTAGGATCAGATTGGGTCAGTAGCCAAAGCAAGGAAAACCTTGTAAGGTCGCATTGGTCCCAGATCTGCAAAAGAGTCCGGCTGAGAAAGGAGAACGGGATAGCAATGAACAACTCATGAAAAACTTCTCTCTCACCACTTGGCTCCTGGCTTTGCAGCTCAggcttttggttttctctttgttcGCTCTAATGTTCTGGTATTTCTTCAAGTACTGAAGAGAGAGAATCAGGAATGGGACCAGGAAAGAGATGTGTTAAGTGAACACAGCCAGATTTTAATCACCGTGAAATACTGATTCCTAGGTGCTTGATTAAAGGAACCGGTAAGGAGCCTTTCGCAGGCAGGAACCTTCCAGTGCTTTTCATATTACTCCTTACTTTCACATTACTACACACACTTTCTTCTTCACAGCAGCACACGAGGTGGGGACAAAGAGGAAAATTCAAAGTATCCAAAATGTCACGTATATAGCAACAAGAATGTAAACACATGGGCTCTCGAATGTCATTAGCTACTAGATATACCAAATACTTCTGGAAATGCAAATACTTGTTTTACAGGGGGACCAACTGCTGGGAAGTTTGCAGCTGAGCACATGCAAGAAGTAGCCCAGTTGTTACAAAATCATGAGATGGCACCAAAAACAAAGATCCTGCTGCTCCAGAGTGTAGCCTGTTGGTGTTACTTAAACCCTGCCAGCCAGAGAAGAGCCAGACATCTGCAGTTTATTCCTATTCTCATCAGTGTTTTGAAAAGCAGATGTGAGTCTACTatcaaaagtgaaataaacagcCACCTCTGTGTGAAATTTTGGACTTGCTATGTTCTCTCCGTCATGACATGCAATAGCTCGTCTTGCATGAAGGAGCTTGGAGACCACAGCACTctaaaatatgatttgcaaattttggCTACTGAGAATTGGTCCGGATGGCCTGAGAATTTTGCAGAGGTGCTGTATTTCCTAATTGGTTTCCACAGGAGTTAATCTCTCTAAATCCAGTTACGTGATGCAGCTGCCTGCACCATTGCCTTACTctggaaaactgaaataaatagtAAAAGTCGATATATTATTCTTCCGGGTTTTCTTTCAGGTAGTCGAAAAATTCTACGTAAGTTTTCATAGTTACTGCAAGAACCGAACTTATGAAAAGCACTGCTGTTTAAAATGACCTCATAAAATTAAGTTCATAAAATGGGAATTCATTGGAAGACGCATTACCTGTACAAATGTTAGGAGCAGTGGTTGTTTTGGGGGTTATTAGATGACATTAAGCCAAGGCATCCAGAAACGCCAAATCCTAACCCAACCCCCAGCTGTCACCCCCTGTAGTGACCACTGCTGCCCCACCCGCATTCTCCATCCCTAACTATTTCAGTGCCGGCCTTCCAGCTGCCATGTCCTTGGCCTAGGTGCTTTTCTGGCTACCAGAACATGATCTTGTTGCACATGGGCCGACTGGAAGTGCAAGGAATGGACATTCATAGCACCAGCCCTCAACTCCACTGGCACAACTCCGGATGGAGACAGAGTGCCACGTGTTCAGACACGTAAAGACAGACTAAAGTTAGACTCTTGGGTTTTCATACAAATTTTCACTCTCCTTATTTTGTCTATTAGAGAATACGTAACCGAAAACCTACATTTGACTTTTGTGTTGCCCAGCCTCATCAAAAGCTTTATTACAAAAAACAATATTTATGGAAAAGTGCCTGCAGGGTATGTACCTATTTGTTTCTCTAACTACACTAACATTTGTCTCTAGCTTCAGCTGCAGCCATCGTAGGTTGAACTTTCATATTTCACCTTTCACAGACTTGCTTTGACTGAGCTGTGCTGTAGTGTCATGCTTCCGTCTTTCACTGAGGGGTCCATTTAAAAAGTAGTGTAGTTCCATAGTCCTCGCTTGTGTTTATTGCAGGAATGTTGTTAGGGATGCTAATCACACGACATGGTTTCATGAGGATCTCGGGAGAAATTTTCTCAGACCTTAAACCAGGAAAAGCTGTGTTCTTCTCAGCAACCGAATATTTTCATCCTTCGTGGATTTTGTGAATTGTGTAATGCAGAGTTTCTCAAACTAGAATGGAGTTTATAGTGGTAGATGAAGGGTTGGGAATCAGAAGTCCCATTTAGAGGCTGGTTCATGGtcagaaattactttttaaacatgttttttaaattaaattttaattttttctcaaagTAATACATGAACATAGTTCAAAAAGTCAAATAGTGTACGGAATCTGATGAGAAACAGCCGCCCCCAAGCCCCGTCCTGATTCACTCTCAGAGGTAACCATTtgaattcttttggctatttcttgtttatttaccTCCACATTTCTAAATAGTTCACGtacattgctattttttttttcaattttaggtattttcctttttacttaatGTGACACATAGGACTTAGGATTTTAACACTGCGCCTTGCCTACATCCACTTGCCCACTTCTTCCTCTCTCAACATAATTGTGTCACAATTGTTGATTAAAACAATAtgagtatttcaatatttttcatggCTAAGTCATATCATGTAgtataatttccttctttgtataaCTCTTCGTTTTTCCTGGAgtttcatttggttttgtttttcgcTTAGTTTTCTGGATATCTATCTCTAATTTATTCCCACTCTTTCCTCTATAGCTGTTTAACAACTCCCAATGTGGTTACACATCAAGTACGTAATTGTCAGCTCCGATTTCTTCTTGAAGTGAGCCCACCGTCATGGAACCCACCACCCTGTTGTTCCAATCGGGGCCTGCCACACACCTAGCAAATATTTTAGGGGTTCCCTTCAACATCCAGGAATCCCCTTACCCCTCCCATGTTGGACCCTCTGTTTCCTGTATACTATCACTTCGCTTTTCCTAGTTCACTCCCACATTTGAATTTGAAGCAGGTTTTCCAGTAGTTTCCTGAGAAAGAATGAATAGGAGGTAAATTTGTGGAGATCTCACATGTCCAACAATGTCTCTATTCATTTGACTTCAGCCTGCCCTTGACCCTGGAGGGGCAGCAGAGGACACCAATGCCCCGTGTGTGCCCTccccagaaaaagagaacagagttgACCACATTCAGTTTATTTTTCCCAAAGCTACCAATCAGGTAAGTCACTCACCTCGGCCGAAACCAGGAGTGTTACAGCTATTGGAGCTTCctactcctggaagaaaacatcagATTTGGAAAAGCAGcagctttttctgtatctttccaGAGTTATTCTATCTTTATgcaagaaaatatacatatatcccTTTTCtcagtccttttgggtttttttattttttgttttgtttttgtgtgtgtgtgaggaagattcgccctgagctaacatctgtgccaatctcctctattttgtatatgggacaccaccacagcacagcttgatgagcagtgt
This genomic interval carries:
- the ARMH2 gene encoding armadillo-like helical domain-containing protein 2: MVKILAYFMKCGTQIYEYFVRLYQHLRKFWIVTAKRLFIKQKEEEHIPPAESIFHKEKILLLGRRLKNNSLSIEKRAQAAYRIGLLAFTGGPTAGKFAAEHMQEVAQLLQNHEMAPKTKILLLQSVACWCYLNPASQRRARHLQFIPILISVLKSRCESTIKSEINSHLCVKFWTCYVLSVMTCNSSSCMKELGDHSTLKYDLQILATENWSGWPENFAEVLYFLIGFHRS